One window of the Runella slithyformis DSM 19594 genome contains the following:
- the rpsR gene encoding 30S ribosomal protein S18, protein MTLVNEPIERNQNRKKYCRFKKAGIKFIDYKDPNFLLKLINEQGKILPRRLTGTSLKYQRKVSQAIKRARHLGLLPYVADQLK, encoded by the coding sequence ATGACACTGGTAAACGAACCTATCGAGCGTAATCAAAATCGCAAAAAGTATTGCCGCTTTAAGAAAGCCGGTATCAAATTCATCGATTACAAGGATCCTAACTTCCTTTTGAAGTTGATCAACGAGCAGGGTAAAATCTTACCCCGCCGCCTGACAGGTACTTCTTTGAAGTACCAGCGTAAAGTGTCGCAAGCCATCAAACGTGCGCGTCACCTGGGATTATTGCCATACGTAGCTGATCAATTAAAGTAA
- a CDS encoding M43 family zinc metalloprotease, whose amino-acid sequence MKRKRKNNDRLAVCRLLRVRRTAYRFFVVWLLIGSTLSISYAQRCASVQYDSAIATRYPYWRLKRTMLEDSVQSYLQSPPAGRRARLSTICSQVRIPVVVHIVHNNASLTIGGRDNGNISDEQILAQIRTLNEDYQRKPGTRGFNNNPVGANTGIEFYLATEDPNGKPTNGITRHFYNTKTTFDVFTDDQTLANIVSWPTDRYLNIWVTRFGSNYLGIAQFPSTSGIEGLDSENELLEKTDGVFIDYRVFGSGGAVTSNLYSLGRTTTHEVGHWLGLIHTWGDTNCGDDYCADTPRSERGNQTNNCGPIFSNCGGVRTRNMTENYMDYSPDSCMNIFTKNQGERMMAVIEKSARRARLVKYWCAKLPFGTVFDISVFPNPASAQVNIQVNVTEFTDFEVELYSLTGQLMGRQQFKDYPSWLVTFPTDNIAPGVYVVRVNTEKESVSKRLVITR is encoded by the coding sequence ATGAAAAGAAAGAGAAAGAATAATGATCGGTTGGCAGTATGCAGACTCTTAAGGGTAAGGCGCACTGCCTATCGTTTTTTTGTGGTTTGGTTATTGATAGGCAGTACGCTCTCCATTTCGTATGCGCAGCGCTGTGCTTCCGTACAGTACGATTCCGCTATCGCAACACGCTACCCTTACTGGCGTCTGAAGCGCACGATGCTGGAAGACTCCGTTCAATCGTATCTGCAATCTCCCCCTGCCGGTCGCCGCGCACGCTTGAGTACCATCTGCTCTCAGGTTCGTATACCGGTTGTGGTACATATAGTCCACAACAATGCGAGCCTGACTATTGGCGGAAGAGATAACGGTAATATTTCTGATGAGCAGATTCTGGCGCAGATTCGAACCCTGAACGAAGATTATCAACGCAAGCCCGGAACTCGTGGGTTTAACAATAATCCCGTTGGGGCGAACACCGGCATTGAGTTTTATTTAGCCACTGAAGACCCCAACGGCAAACCCACCAACGGCATCACACGGCATTTTTACAATACCAAAACTACTTTTGATGTTTTTACGGATGACCAAACTCTCGCCAATATCGTCAGTTGGCCAACCGATCGATATTTGAATATTTGGGTAACCCGGTTTGGGAGTAATTACTTAGGTATTGCGCAGTTTCCGTCAACATCGGGTATTGAGGGATTGGATTCAGAAAATGAATTATTGGAAAAAACAGACGGTGTATTCATTGATTACAGGGTATTTGGCTCGGGTGGTGCCGTCACTAGCAACCTTTATAGCTTGGGTCGTACCACTACCCATGAAGTGGGTCACTGGCTTGGCCTGATTCATACCTGGGGGGATACCAATTGCGGGGATGATTATTGTGCCGATACCCCGCGTTCTGAAAGGGGGAATCAAACAAATAACTGCGGACCGATTTTTTCCAATTGCGGAGGCGTACGCACGCGTAACATGACCGAGAATTACATGGATTACTCGCCCGATTCATGCATGAATATCTTTACCAAAAATCAGGGGGAACGAATGATGGCGGTCATCGAAAAGTCGGCACGTCGGGCGAGGTTGGTAAAATACTGGTGCGCAAAACTTCCTTTCGGGACCGTATTTGACATCAGTGTATTTCCCAATCCGGCATCCGCTCAGGTAAATATTCAGGTCAATGTTACTGAGTTTACCGATTTTGAGGTTGAGTTATACAGTCTGACCGGTCAATTGATGGGCCGCCAACAATTTAAAGATTATCCAAGTTGGCTGGTTACTTTTCCTACCGACAACATTGCTCCCGGAGTTTATGTCGTACGGGTAAATACGGAAAAGGAATCGGTTAGCAAACGTTTGGTCATTACGCGATGA
- a CDS encoding ACT domain-containing protein translates to MITTINTNFSSTLTQLEILGFDRVGFVEEITRFTSDYGRIVSVKFEADGVRSEGFLRIKLDNNERLDSLLVRLKAIKGLVKVKQLV, encoded by the coding sequence ATGATAACTACAATCAATACAAACTTTTCATCAACACTGACCCAATTGGAGATTTTGGGTTTTGATCGTGTAGGTTTTGTCGAGGAAATCACTCGATTTACTTCAGATTACGGACGCATTGTGAGCGTTAAATTTGAAGCGGACGGCGTGCGCTCAGAGGGTTTCTTACGAATAAAACTTGATAATAATGAGCGTTTAGACAGCCTGCTCGTGCGCCTAAAGGCAATTAAGGGATTGGTGAAAGTAAAACAATTGGTGTAA
- a CDS encoding phytoene desaturase family protein, translating into MTQTDYDAIVVGSGPNGLAAAITLQQAGLKVLLVEGKQTIGGGLRSAELTLPGFTHDICSAIHPLALASPFFKTVPLAQYGFEFIHPDIPLAHPFDDGTAAILTRSIHETAALLGRDGAAYHGLMHRITAGWDMFIADTLNPLGFPKEPLEFVRFGLNAIQPASWLAKRFATPQARGLWAGLAAHSIQPFHKLTTSAIGLVLLAAANTNGWPIPNGGAQQLANALAAHFRALGGKIETNFYVKSLAQLPSAKAILFDVTPRQLLKIAGHTFSPLYQWQLQRYRYGMGVFKVDWALDGPVPFTSPAGASAGTLHLGNTYKEIAWSETQTSRGKHPEKPFVLLAQPSVLDPTRAPAGKHTLWGYCHVPNGSTKDMTEAIENQIERFAPGFRERILAKHTMDSVQMEEHNPNYVGGDINGGVIDLGQLFTRPALRWSPYRTSAKGLYLCSSSTPPGGGIHGMCGYISARKALKDLFPENWQMTK; encoded by the coding sequence ATGACTCAAACAGACTATGATGCCATTGTCGTAGGCTCAGGCCCCAATGGGTTGGCGGCAGCTATCACCTTACAGCAGGCAGGGCTGAAAGTGCTGTTGGTCGAGGGAAAACAAACCATCGGCGGCGGACTTCGGTCTGCCGAATTGACGTTGCCGGGCTTTACGCACGATATTTGTTCGGCCATTCACCCGTTGGCGCTTGCCTCTCCGTTTTTCAAAACTGTTCCGTTGGCTCAATACGGCTTTGAATTTATCCACCCCGATATTCCGTTGGCTCATCCGTTTGACGATGGGACTGCCGCTATTTTAACGCGCTCCATTCACGAAACCGCCGCCCTGCTGGGGCGCGACGGAGCAGCCTATCATGGGCTCATGCATCGTATCACGGCCGGCTGGGATATGTTCATTGCCGATACGCTGAATCCTCTGGGCTTTCCCAAAGAGCCGTTGGAATTTGTTCGATTTGGGCTGAATGCCATTCAGCCGGCTTCGTGGCTTGCCAAGCGATTTGCTACCCCGCAGGCGCGCGGATTGTGGGCGGGGCTGGCGGCACACTCTATCCAGCCGTTTCATAAACTGACCACGTCGGCCATTGGGTTGGTGTTATTGGCCGCTGCCAATACCAACGGCTGGCCCATCCCCAACGGCGGGGCTCAACAACTGGCCAATGCATTGGCGGCGCATTTCCGGGCCCTTGGCGGTAAAATTGAAACCAACTTTTACGTCAAATCGCTCGCACAGCTCCCTTCTGCCAAAGCGATTCTGTTTGATGTTACGCCGCGACAACTGCTGAAAATCGCCGGGCATACCTTTTCCCCTCTGTATCAATGGCAACTTCAACGCTATAGATATGGAATGGGTGTTTTTAAAGTGGATTGGGCCTTGGATGGACCGGTACCTTTCACCTCACCCGCCGGCGCTTCGGCCGGTACATTACACTTAGGAAATACGTATAAGGAAATTGCGTGGAGTGAAACACAAACGTCCCGGGGCAAGCATCCTGAGAAACCCTTTGTGCTCTTGGCGCAGCCGAGCGTGTTGGATCCGACCCGCGCTCCTGCGGGCAAGCATACGCTTTGGGGGTATTGCCACGTACCCAACGGCTCCACCAAAGACATGACCGAAGCCATCGAAAATCAGATAGAGCGCTTTGCCCCGGGATTTCGAGAACGTATTTTGGCCAAACACACCATGGACTCGGTGCAGATGGAAGAGCATAATCCCAATTACGTAGGCGGCGACATCAACGGCGGTGTCATTGATCTGGGGCAGTTGTTTACGCGCCCGGCCCTGCGTTGGTCTCCGTACCGTACTTCTGCCAAAGGATTATACCTGTGTTCATCGTCAACGCCGCCCGGTGGAGGCATTCACGGCATGTGCGGCTACATTTCTGCCCGAAAGGCACTGAAAGATTTATTCCCTGAAAATTGGCAAATGACTAAATGA
- a CDS encoding DUF4395 family protein, whose protein sequence is MRLGLTWGFSIAILILHFVGQNTLIANAVPGFFAALESLTGFCAGCFDYDLLVKLKAL, encoded by the coding sequence TTGCGGCTCGGATTGACTTGGGGATTTTCAATTGCCATTCTAATTTTGCATTTTGTGGGCCAAAACACCCTCATTGCGAATGCAGTCCCGGGCTTCTTTGCGGCATTGGAATCATTGACAGGTTTTTGTGCCGGTTGTTTTGACTATGATCTGCTTGTTAAACTCAAAGCACTATGA
- a CDS encoding O-acetylhomoserine aminocarboxypropyltransferase/cysteine synthase family protein codes for MKFETLQLHAGQVPDPVTNARAVPIYQTTSYVFNNSEHGANLFALKEFGNIYTRIMNPTNDVFEKRIAALEGGVAALATASGHSAQFLAINNITTVGDNFVTTSFLYGGTYNQFKNSFKNIGVEARFVSGDKVEDFEKLIDEKTKFLYLETIGNPGFNVPDFEAFAKLAQKYDLPIIVDNTFGAGGAIAQPIKHGAHIVVESATKWIGGHGTTMGGVIVDAGTFNWGNGKYPQFTDPSPSYHGLVLNDVFGIGGPFGNIQFIIRARVEGLRDWGPSQSPFNSFLLLQGLETLTLRVERIGENAQKLAEWLQQHPAVESVNYLGLTSSPYHELAKKYLTRGFGGVLSFKLKGDRTQAEKFVNSLELISHLANVGDSKTLIIHPASTTHSQLSDAEQVTAGVDPNQLRISVGIEHIDDIKADLEQAFGKL; via the coding sequence ATGAAATTTGAAACGCTCCAACTGCACGCCGGACAAGTGCCCGACCCCGTCACCAATGCCCGTGCCGTACCCATTTATCAAACCACTTCCTATGTTTTCAATAATTCCGAGCACGGAGCGAATTTATTTGCGCTCAAAGAATTTGGAAACATTTATACGCGTATCATGAACCCGACGAACGATGTATTTGAAAAACGCATCGCAGCCCTCGAAGGCGGTGTAGCGGCGTTGGCGACGGCTTCAGGACACTCAGCGCAGTTTTTGGCTATTAATAACATCACGACCGTTGGCGACAATTTTGTCACGACTTCCTTTTTGTACGGTGGCACGTACAATCAGTTTAAAAACTCGTTCAAAAACATCGGTGTCGAAGCCCGTTTTGTATCGGGTGATAAAGTCGAAGATTTTGAGAAACTGATCGATGAAAAAACGAAATTTCTTTACCTGGAAACCATCGGCAATCCGGGCTTCAATGTTCCTGATTTTGAAGCATTCGCCAAATTGGCTCAGAAATACGATCTGCCTATCATCGTTGATAACACCTTCGGTGCGGGCGGAGCCATTGCGCAACCCATCAAACATGGCGCGCACATCGTAGTGGAATCAGCCACTAAGTGGATCGGCGGCCACGGCACTACGATGGGCGGGGTGATTGTCGATGCCGGTACGTTCAATTGGGGCAACGGCAAATATCCTCAGTTTACCGACCCGTCGCCGAGCTATCATGGCTTAGTGCTCAACGATGTATTTGGCATAGGCGGTCCTTTCGGCAACATTCAGTTCATCATCCGCGCCCGGGTGGAAGGTTTGCGCGATTGGGGCCCTTCGCAGTCACCCTTTAATTCATTTTTGTTGTTGCAAGGACTGGAAACCCTCACGTTGCGCGTTGAGCGTATTGGCGAAAATGCGCAAAAACTGGCCGAGTGGCTTCAACAACATCCCGCCGTTGAAAGCGTAAACTACCTCGGATTGACGAGCAGCCCGTATCACGAATTGGCAAAAAAATACCTGACGCGCGGTTTTGGCGGCGTACTTTCGTTCAAACTGAAAGGCGATAGAACGCAGGCCGAAAAGTTTGTCAACAGCCTGGAGCTAATCAGTCACTTAGCCAACGTAGGTGATTCCAAAACGCTGATCATTCACCCTGCCTCTACGACGCATTCCCAACTCTCGGATGCAGAGCAGGTGACGGCCGGTGTCGACCCCAATCAATTGCGAATCTCGGTCGGTATTGAGCACATAGACGATATCAAAGCGGATCTTGAGCAGGCATTCGGTAAATTGTAA
- the rpsF gene encoding 30S ribosomal protein S6, whose product MFTKQYEMVFILTPVLSDQQMKDTVEKFRKILTDNGAELVHEENWGLKKLAYPIQNKNTGFYHLVEFKSEPSLIQVVETEFRRDERVMRYLTVAMEKHHIAYAERKRSGLVGKKQTETAKEGDA is encoded by the coding sequence ATGTTTACAAAACAGTATGAGATGGTGTTCATTTTAACTCCCGTTTTATCTGATCAACAGATGAAGGACACCGTCGAGAAGTTCCGCAAAATCCTTACCGACAACGGTGCGGAGCTCGTACACGAAGAAAATTGGGGCCTGAAAAAATTGGCGTACCCAATCCAGAACAAGAACACAGGTTTTTATCACCTTGTGGAGTTCAAGTCTGAGCCTTCTCTGATTCAGGTCGTTGAGACTGAATTCCGTCGCGATGAGCGCGTAATGCGCTATTTGACGGTAGCTATGGAAAAACACCACATCGCGTATGCCGAGCGCAAGCGCAGTGGATTAGTAGGAAAAAAACAAACCGAAACAGCTAAGGAGGGCGACGCATAA
- a CDS encoding DUF1684 domain-containing protein, with product MNTIKFLFLLTICAAGTGFLSIRDDTGYVNELKAWHQKRIESLKAENGWLNLAGLFWLEEGKNSFGADTQNNVVFPAGKSLPLLGSFTLKNGEVWVDIEPGAKVTVNGQPVTSLKIFSAEDHPVLASGSLRWFVIKRGNKYGIRLRDLESPGIQHFTGINTYSIDQKWRVEARLEPAATDKKIPITDVTGQTSLQTSPGTLVFTIDGKEYRLDAVESEDQLFILFADKTSGKETYGAGRFLYAERPNRQGITVLDFNRSINPPCAFTTFATCPLPPKQNRLPIAVKAGEKNYGNH from the coding sequence ATGAATACCATCAAATTCCTTTTTTTGCTAACGATTTGCGCGGCAGGGACCGGTTTTCTGAGTATTCGTGATGATACCGGCTATGTCAATGAGTTGAAAGCATGGCATCAAAAGCGCATCGAAAGCCTCAAAGCCGAGAATGGATGGCTCAACCTGGCCGGCCTTTTTTGGTTGGAAGAAGGGAAAAACAGTTTTGGCGCGGATACCCAAAATAATGTAGTCTTTCCGGCAGGAAAAAGCCTGCCGTTATTGGGTTCATTTACCCTCAAAAACGGTGAGGTATGGGTGGATATTGAACCGGGTGCCAAAGTCACGGTCAATGGCCAACCGGTCACTTCACTTAAAATTTTTTCTGCGGAAGATCATCCGGTGTTGGCAAGCGGCTCGCTGCGGTGGTTTGTGATCAAACGGGGAAATAAATACGGGATTCGCCTGCGTGATCTTGAAAGCCCCGGGATACAGCACTTTACGGGCATAAATACGTATTCGATTGATCAAAAATGGCGTGTGGAGGCCAGGTTGGAACCTGCAGCAACCGATAAGAAGATTCCGATTACGGACGTGACCGGCCAAACCTCGCTCCAAACATCTCCCGGAACGCTGGTTTTTACCATTGATGGAAAAGAATACCGTCTGGATGCCGTAGAAAGCGAAGATCAATTATTTATTCTCTTTGCCGATAAAACAAGCGGGAAAGAAACGTACGGAGCAGGGCGCTTTCTGTACGCCGAACGTCCGAATCGGCAAGGAATTACGGTACTGGATTTTAACAGATCTATCAATCCTCCCTGTGCGTTTACGACCTTTGCTACGTGTCCGTTGCCTCCCAAACAAAATCGACTGCCCATTGCCGTAAAGGCGGGGGAGAAGAATTACGGAAATCACTGA
- a CDS encoding redoxin domain-containing protein: MKSIIKIVGDDYVISSLPKSYQKIRPLKNRDTIPAIRINCELGVWQHLPSGLQAASSMYLHQLVQDGPLVISTYSPDWNEYGERHIQLLNSVYPRIRALGGNLLLLTTEYFKNIVHTIQEYDLEFNILQDYENRISESLGVYSKYEPVWDRIAGISEDVPFAATFVVNADRRIVYDYVDRDFEFIVSDKEIEKAVKIAQ; this comes from the coding sequence ATGAAATCGATTATTAAAATTGTGGGCGACGATTACGTAATTTCTTCCTTGCCTAAGTCGTATCAAAAAATCCGGCCCCTCAAAAACCGGGATACCATTCCGGCAATTCGTATCAATTGCGAGTTGGGTGTGTGGCAGCATCTGCCTTCCGGTTTGCAGGCGGCAAGTTCAATGTACCTGCATCAACTGGTTCAGGATGGGCCATTGGTCATAAGTACGTACAGTCCGGATTGGAATGAATACGGAGAGCGGCATATACAACTTCTCAACAGTGTTTATCCGCGTATTCGTGCTTTGGGCGGGAATTTGCTGCTGTTAACGACCGAATACTTCAAGAATATCGTACACACGATTCAGGAATATGATCTTGAGTTTAACATCCTTCAGGATTATGAAAACAGAATCAGCGAATCGTTGGGGGTTTATTCTAAGTACGAACCCGTTTGGGACCGCATTGCCGGTATCTCCGAAGATGTGCCCTTTGCGGCTACTTTTGTGGTAAACGCTGACCGCCGCATTGTGTACGACTACGTTGATCGCGACTTTGAATTTATCGTATCGGATAAAGAGATCGAAAAAGCGGTCAAAATTGCACAATAG
- a CDS encoding ComEC/Rec2 family competence protein, giving the protein MFIIDQWLLGWVGFSVSTLLLLLLFRRGGRYGLGTLMLLLFFSLGWLRAPSTDTVPDMPQVTAYEAVVLAPPETRAKSFKTEVEVRRGKWNGAWHPMQEKVLLYIDKNAVKPRYGDVLLIRGQPRPVDPPMNPAQFDYRTFLSRKQIYHQHYLKPTEFVLTGQSQGVWYKQWAYSVSEWSDAALRRLVVLDREYAVAKAMVLGLRDEMDSELVQSYAAAGAVHVLSVSGFHIAIFISLLTLLLKKANKSRYGRGFSLVIILLTMWFYAVLTGLSAPVIRSALMFTIFLLAEPFQRKKNKANALFGSALILLALDPLLLYSVSFQLSYAALGGILFIQPTLYQIITGKNWLLDKAWELTTVAIAAQLVTFPIAVYYFYQFPSYFLFANPFVTLLSTAMLPVAIVALTFSWVPFFADVLGWLLTMITWALNKVVVWTDALPFSKLEGLSLSVGEVGLIYGIMALLLGLVYYREIRWGWGALLLSGMLCTLQLRETQHFQHQKLVVVHAVSHQTALSFIQGNNALLLADSAFLKPNGSPFNFFLKNFYAERAIRYVHHNPIGRAMPPIKQLPFGKLIVWQGNRFLLVEQPIRQAMPPVADYIVIRNSAFRTAAHLLTVFGTQKLIFDHSNKHYLLETLQQEAETLGLPWYFIPKKGAFLAFL; this is encoded by the coding sequence ATGTTTATTATTGATCAATGGCTGCTGGGTTGGGTCGGGTTTTCAGTAAGTACGCTTCTTTTGTTGCTGCTCTTTCGGCGCGGCGGCCGCTATGGATTGGGTACCTTAATGCTTCTTCTTTTTTTCAGCTTGGGTTGGCTTCGTGCTCCGAGCACGGATACCGTACCGGATATGCCTCAGGTTACTGCTTATGAAGCAGTCGTCCTTGCTCCGCCCGAAACACGCGCCAAAAGCTTTAAAACAGAAGTTGAAGTACGGCGTGGCAAGTGGAACGGTGCCTGGCACCCGATGCAGGAAAAAGTGCTTTTATACATTGATAAAAATGCTGTAAAACCCCGCTATGGCGATGTCTTGCTTATCAGAGGGCAACCGCGTCCGGTAGATCCGCCGATGAATCCGGCGCAGTTTGATTACCGCACCTTTTTAAGCCGAAAACAGATATACCATCAACATTACCTAAAGCCCACCGAATTTGTGTTGACCGGGCAGTCGCAGGGGGTATGGTATAAACAATGGGCTTATTCCGTGAGTGAATGGAGTGACGCCGCCCTGCGGAGGCTCGTTGTGTTGGACCGCGAATATGCCGTTGCGAAGGCAATGGTGCTTGGCCTGCGCGATGAAATGGACAGTGAATTGGTGCAATCATACGCCGCTGCCGGGGCGGTGCATGTGTTGTCGGTTTCGGGTTTTCACATTGCTATCTTTATTTCGCTTTTGACCTTATTGCTTAAAAAAGCCAACAAAAGCCGTTATGGAAGAGGGTTTTCTTTGGTCATTATATTACTTACCATGTGGTTTTATGCCGTGCTGACAGGGCTATCTGCGCCGGTCATTCGGTCAGCGCTGATGTTTACGATCTTCTTGCTGGCGGAGCCTTTTCAACGAAAGAAAAATAAGGCAAATGCATTGTTTGGGTCGGCATTGATCCTGCTGGCCCTCGACCCTTTGCTGCTTTATTCGGTTAGCTTTCAGCTTTCCTATGCAGCGTTGGGCGGGATATTATTTATACAGCCCACTTTGTATCAGATTATTACAGGAAAGAATTGGTTGTTAGATAAAGCCTGGGAATTGACCACAGTAGCCATAGCGGCACAACTCGTTACGTTTCCGATTGCCGTCTATTATTTTTATCAGTTTCCTTCCTATTTTTTATTCGCCAATCCGTTTGTAACTCTTTTATCAACAGCCATGTTGCCGGTGGCTATAGTTGCCCTGACGTTTTCCTGGGTCCCTTTTTTTGCAGACGTGCTTGGGTGGCTCCTGACCATGATCACGTGGGCGTTGAATAAAGTTGTCGTTTGGACCGATGCCTTGCCTTTTTCCAAACTGGAAGGATTATCGCTGTCGGTAGGAGAGGTGGGCCTTATCTATGGCATCATGGCTTTGCTTTTAGGGTTGGTGTATTACCGAGAGATTCGTTGGGGGTGGGGGGCTTTACTGCTGAGCGGAATGTTATGTACGCTGCAATTGAGAGAGACGCAGCATTTTCAACACCAAAAACTTGTGGTTGTTCATGCTGTTTCGCATCAGACAGCCCTGAGTTTTATTCAGGGGAATAACGCGCTATTACTGGCGGATTCGGCCTTTTTGAAGCCCAATGGTTCTCCGTTTAACTTTTTTCTGAAAAATTTTTACGCGGAGCGAGCTATCCGCTATGTTCATCACAACCCCATTGGTCGGGCAATGCCGCCCATAAAACAGCTTCCCTTTGGAAAACTCATTGTGTGGCAGGGGAATCGTTTTTTACTTGTAGAACAACCCATTCGGCAAGCTATGCCTCCCGTGGCGGATTATATCGTCATTCGGAATTCCGCGTTTCGTACTGCGGCACATCTCCTCACGGTTTTTGGAACGCAAAAACTGATTTTTGACCACTCCAATAAACATTATTTATTGGAAACGTTACAGCAGGAAGCCGAAACCCTGGGCCTCCCTTGGTACTTTATTCCTAAAAAAGGGGCCTTTTTGGCGTTTTTGTAA
- a CDS encoding sterol desaturase family protein: MEYYIAGKKGKSYFQFNESVANLNVGVAERLIDLFTAGGFYFVYDYLHRHFALFDIKPTFLLWVALLLATDLLRYWYHRFGHEVNIFWAAHIVHHQSEDFNLTTGARITIFQAIVRTGFWSILPVIGFPADMITSILIVHGLYPFFTHTKLVDKLGILEYFFVTPSHHRIHHASNEIYLDKNYGDMFIIWDKLFGTFAKETEPPIYGLTQPLQSYSFMWQHFHYFVELTYAFKQRKGFRNKLNVLFGRPEGIDPSGRPAVEKLFLSQRKVQAYSHRLRGYVIVRMVFALVILFLLLLLEHYVPIWLQTVVAFFIVITLINSGAILEQRRWVFYLEYLRASLPGGVAYYYYPNPTVLLLFTGILIGSLWYKKPIQKQYLRLIYG; this comes from the coding sequence ATGGAATACTATATCGCCGGGAAAAAAGGGAAAAGTTATTTTCAATTCAATGAATCCGTTGCCAATCTTAACGTTGGGGTGGCCGAGCGGTTGATTGATCTTTTTACGGCGGGTGGCTTTTATTTTGTGTATGATTATTTACACCGTCATTTTGCACTGTTTGATATCAAACCCACTTTTTTGCTGTGGGTAGCTTTACTGTTGGCAACGGATCTGCTCCGGTATTGGTATCATCGTTTTGGACATGAAGTCAATATTTTCTGGGCAGCGCATATCGTACACCATCAAAGTGAAGATTTCAACCTGACGACCGGCGCCCGAATCACTATTTTTCAGGCCATTGTACGGACCGGCTTTTGGTCAATTTTGCCCGTTATCGGCTTTCCTGCCGATATGATTACTTCCATCCTGATCGTCCACGGACTGTATCCCTTTTTTACGCATACAAAACTGGTGGACAAGCTGGGTATTTTGGAGTATTTTTTTGTAACGCCTTCCCATCATCGGATACACCATGCTTCCAATGAAATTTACCTGGACAAAAACTACGGAGATATGTTCATTATTTGGGATAAGCTTTTCGGAACATTTGCCAAAGAAACCGAGCCGCCGATTTATGGACTGACCCAGCCGCTCCAAAGCTATAGTTTTATGTGGCAGCATTTTCACTATTTCGTAGAACTCACCTATGCCTTTAAACAACGGAAGGGTTTTCGAAATAAACTCAATGTGCTCTTCGGGCGTCCTGAAGGGATTGACCCTTCTGGGCGGCCGGCGGTGGAAAAACTGTTTTTGTCACAGCGGAAAGTGCAGGCGTATTCGCACCGGTTGCGAGGGTATGTCATTGTCCGGATGGTATTTGCTTTAGTGATTCTGTTTCTGTTGTTATTGCTTGAACACTATGTACCGATTTGGCTGCAAACGGTAGTGGCCTTCTTTATTGTCATTACGCTTATCAACAGTGGGGCAATTTTGGAACAACGCCGGTGGGTATTTTACCTTGAATACCTACGGGCGAGCCTTCCGGGGGGAGTGGCTTATTATTACTACCCTAACCCTACTGTCCTTCTGCTTTTTACAGGGATTCTTATCGGGTCTTTATGGTATAAAAAACCCATTCAAAAGCAGTATTTACGATTGATTTACGGATAA